A single region of the Granulicella sp. L56 genome encodes:
- a CDS encoding DUF2905 family protein: MSFPLVTCLLLSVLLRLILWVINHLRR; encoded by the coding sequence ATCTCCTTCCCACTCGTTACCTGCCTCCTGCTCAGCGTCCTCCTCAGACTGATCCTCTGGGTCATAAACCACCTCCGCCGCTAA
- a CDS encoding tol-pal system YbgF family protein, translating to MDQQTKQALKHDQFIDTTQHGIEWASENRRTVIVAGSILIALLIIVVGSFVLYNNRSNAASVAYGAAMQEYQTPLAEPGQQVPPGIKTYTSAAERAKAANQLFMAAADKYSMEPDGKTARYFGGLTYIEAGNNAAAESTLKQVASGWNGELASLAKLSLANLYRQTGEDAKAVDLYNELTAKPTTSVPAGLAQLQLAEMYESQGKPDDAKKIYAKLKDKDGKSAVGMLAAQKLNPSAEPAALQR from the coding sequence GTGGATCAGCAGACCAAGCAAGCGCTCAAGCACGACCAGTTCATCGACACCACCCAGCACGGCATCGAGTGGGCCAGCGAAAACCGTCGCACCGTCATCGTCGCCGGTTCTATTCTGATCGCGCTCCTCATCATCGTCGTCGGCAGCTTCGTCCTCTACAACAACCGCAGCAATGCGGCCTCGGTCGCCTACGGCGCCGCCATGCAGGAGTACCAGACCCCGCTCGCCGAGCCCGGCCAGCAGGTCCCTCCCGGCATCAAGACCTACACCTCCGCCGCCGAGCGCGCCAAGGCCGCCAATCAACTTTTCATGGCCGCTGCCGATAAGTACAGCATGGAGCCTGACGGAAAGACGGCCCGCTACTTTGGCGGCCTCACCTATATCGAAGCCGGCAACAACGCTGCCGCCGAGAGCACGCTGAAGCAGGTCGCCAGCGGATGGAACGGCGAACTGGCCTCTCTCGCCAAGCTTTCGCTCGCAAACCTCTATCGCCAGACCGGCGAGGATGCCAAGGCCGTCGACCTCTACAACGAGCTGACCGCCAAGCCCACCACCTCGGTCCCCGCCGGTCTCGCCCAGCTCCAGTTAGCGGAGATGTACGAGTCGCAGGGCAAGCCTGACGACGCCAAGAAGATCTACGCTAAGCTCAAGGACAAGGACGGTAAGAGCGCCGTCGGCATGCTCGCCGCGCAGAAGCTGAACCCCTCAGCCGAGCCCGCCGCCCTTCAGCGGTAA
- the xseA gene encoding exodeoxyribonuclease VII large subunit yields MGEKEEKPPTLANLRAGRGKPRTAKRTPIQANLLFTPEPVKAGTKSGAPRPAFEDVGGSSTILKPIDEPTPTLPTQRRIWTVRDLVIDIRQQVEGGYPDLWVEGEISNYRPAPSGHVYFTLKDGEAQLPVVLFRRQSTLLRFRPADGLAVLVRGRISIYESRGQLQLIAETLEPRGAGALQLAFEQLKARLLAEGLFDADSKRPLPAFPRCVGIITSPTGAVIRDIVNVARRRHARLNLLVYPATMQGTTCCTTVAAGIRYFNENPSLVDVIILARGGGSIEDLSGFNDESLARAIAASQIPIVSAIGHETDFTIADFVADLRAPTPSAAAELVTAAQHRIEERIDALTARVHRAGRFHLISARQRYARLSSESVLNRLRDTISRRDQRIDELSLRLEAAASRRLRVNTQLLGTLTDRLRHQNISIRIATTQRRLQTVTDRLLRTATRTISANQARLDRSTTRLEALSPLAVLSRGYALVYAENGILLRSAAGTSPGETIRARLAEGTLTAKVSDNKNNGDL; encoded by the coding sequence ATGGGCGAAAAAGAAGAGAAGCCGCCAACCCTGGCAAACCTGCGCGCAGGCCGGGGAAAGCCGCGCACTGCAAAGCGCACCCCCATACAAGCCAACCTCCTCTTCACTCCAGAACCGGTTAAAGCAGGCACTAAATCGGGTGCCCCACGTCCGGCCTTTGAGGACGTGGGCGGAAGCAGCACAATCCTCAAACCAATCGACGAACCAACACCCACTCTTCCCACCCAGCGCCGCATCTGGACCGTCCGCGATCTCGTCATCGACATCCGTCAGCAGGTCGAAGGCGGCTATCCCGACCTCTGGGTCGAGGGCGAGATCTCCAACTACCGCCCCGCCCCCTCCGGCCACGTCTACTTCACGCTCAAGGACGGCGAAGCCCAGTTGCCCGTAGTCCTCTTCCGCCGCCAGTCCACCCTCCTCCGCTTCCGCCCTGCTGATGGTCTTGCGGTTCTCGTCCGTGGCCGCATCTCCATCTACGAAAGCCGGGGCCAACTCCAGCTCATCGCCGAAACCCTCGAGCCCCGCGGAGCCGGAGCCCTCCAACTAGCCTTCGAGCAGCTCAAAGCCCGTCTGCTCGCCGAAGGGCTCTTCGACGCGGACAGCAAACGTCCCCTCCCAGCCTTCCCGCGCTGCGTAGGCATCATTACCTCGCCCACCGGTGCCGTCATCCGCGACATCGTCAACGTCGCTCGCCGCCGCCACGCCCGTCTTAACCTGCTCGTCTACCCAGCCACCATGCAAGGCACGACTTGCTGCACCACGGTAGCCGCCGGAATCCGCTACTTCAACGAAAACCCCTCGCTCGTCGATGTCATTATCCTCGCCCGCGGCGGCGGCTCCATCGAAGACCTCTCCGGCTTCAACGACGAGTCCCTCGCCCGCGCCATCGCCGCCTCTCAGATCCCCATCGTCTCCGCCATCGGCCACGAGACCGACTTCACCATCGCCGACTTTGTAGCCGACCTCCGCGCCCCTACTCCGTCCGCCGCCGCCGAGCTCGTCACCGCCGCCCAGCACCGCATCGAAGAACGCATCGACGCCCTCACCGCCCGCGTCCACCGTGCCGGACGCTTCCACCTCATCTCCGCCCGCCAGCGCTACGCTCGCCTCTCCTCCGAGTCCGTCCTCAACCGTCTCCGCGACACCATCAGCCGACGCGACCAGCGCATCGACGAGCTAAGCCTTCGCCTCGAAGCCGCAGCCTCGCGCCGTCTCCGCGTCAACACCCAGCTCTTAGGCACGCTCACCGACCGCCTCCGCCACCAGAACATCTCCATCCGTATCGCAACAACGCAGCGCCGTTTGCAGACAGTGACCGATCGCCTGCTTCGCACCGCAACCCGAACCATCTCTGCCAATCAAGCTCGCCTCGATCGCTCCACTACACGCCTCGAAGCACTCTCGCCGCTGGCCGTCCTCTCCCGTGGCTACGCGCTCGTCTATGCTGAAAACGGCATCTTATTAAGATCGGCTGCGGGCACCTCCCCGGGAGAAACCATTCGCGCCCGTCTGGCCGAAGGCACACTCACCGCAAAAGTATCGGACAATAAAAACAACGGAGATTTGTAA
- a CDS encoding carboxylesterase/lipase family protein: protein MPSLQLNRTLASFATLMLFSLPAMAANPLQVKTDKGKVEGAYTTDKQVIAFKGIPYAAPPVGDLRWQPPTPAAKWKGVRSAANFGSHCVQSGGYPDMVFHDPGPSEDCLTLNVWTPANAKPDSKLPVMVWIYGGGFTTGGTSEGRQDGQFLAHRNTIIVSMNYRLGIFGFFVHPELTAESTHHASGNYGLMDQAAAIEWVKRNITSFGGDPSNLTIFGESAGSFAVSTLMASPQTKGLISKAIGESGGAFYSGGLGYQPRAVLEQRNVEFAQTAFGTSKLADLRKLSPDDLVKAATAKTTPPPPRFGPDVDGYFLPESVPAIYAAGQQAHVPLLAGWNADEVRSAVLFAKPPVTAESFTAQADKEFGDRSKDFLAVYPATTDAEALASAGDFVSDRFIAFSTWRWIEAQIQTGNSPVYRYFFTLGNPGDQNHTPAMGAFHSDDIEYVFGTLDSRPGVVLRPEDRKLSDQIGQYWTNFARTGDPNGTGLPNWPTSTPADQYQVMHLNANPEAKPDTLRPRYLFLDSVWGKPKP from the coding sequence ATGCCCTCGCTGCAACTGAACCGCACCCTCGCGTCTTTTGCCACCCTTATGCTCTTTTCTCTTCCCGCCATGGCCGCCAACCCGCTTCAGGTCAAAACCGACAAAGGCAAAGTAGAAGGCGCCTACACCACCGACAAGCAGGTCATCGCCTTCAAAGGCATCCCTTACGCCGCGCCTCCCGTCGGCGATCTGCGCTGGCAACCGCCTACCCCCGCAGCCAAATGGAAGGGCGTCCGCTCCGCCGCCAACTTCGGCTCGCACTGCGTCCAGTCCGGCGGCTATCCCGACATGGTCTTCCACGACCCCGGCCCCAGCGAAGACTGCCTCACCCTCAACGTCTGGACCCCCGCCAACGCCAAACCCGATAGCAAGCTCCCCGTCATGGTCTGGATCTACGGTGGCGGCTTCACAACCGGGGGCACCTCGGAGGGCCGTCAGGACGGCCAGTTCCTCGCCCACCGCAACACCATCATCGTCTCCATGAACTACCGCCTCGGCATCTTCGGCTTCTTCGTCCATCCCGAGCTCACCGCCGAGTCGACCCACCACGCCTCCGGCAACTACGGCCTCATGGACCAGGCCGCCGCCATCGAGTGGGTCAAGCGCAACATCACCTCCTTCGGCGGAGACCCCTCCAACCTCACCATCTTTGGCGAATCCGCTGGCTCCTTCGCCGTCAGCACTCTCATGGCCTCCCCACAGACGAAGGGCCTCATCTCCAAGGCCATCGGCGAGAGCGGCGGAGCCTTCTACAGCGGCGGCCTCGGCTACCAGCCCCGCGCCGTGCTCGAACAGCGTAACGTCGAGTTCGCCCAGACCGCCTTCGGCACCTCCAAGCTGGCCGACCTGCGCAAGCTCTCCCCCGACGATCTGGTCAAAGCCGCCACCGCCAAGACCACACCACCGCCGCCACGCTTCGGCCCCGACGTCGACGGTTACTTCCTGCCCGAATCCGTTCCCGCCATCTACGCCGCCGGACAGCAGGCCCACGTTCCTCTCCTCGCCGGTTGGAACGCCGACGAGGTCCGCTCCGCCGTCCTCTTCGCCAAGCCACCCGTCACCGCCGAAAGCTTCACCGCCCAGGCCGACAAAGAGTTCGGCGACCGCTCCAAGGACTTCCTCGCCGTCTACCCCGCTACCACCGACGCGGAAGCACTCGCCTCCGCCGGAGACTTCGTCAGCGACCGCTTCATCGCCTTCTCCACCTGGCGCTGGATCGAGGCGCAGATCCAGACCGGCAACTCTCCCGTCTACCGCTACTTCTTCACCCTCGGCAACCCCGGCGATCAGAACCACACCCCAGCCATGGGCGCCTTCCACTCCGACGACATCGAGTACGTCTTCGGCACCCTCGACTCCCGCCCCGGAGTCGTCTTGCGCCCCGAAGACCGCAAGCTCTCCGACCAGATCGGCCAGTACTGGACCAACTTCGCCCGCACCGGCGACCCCAACGGAACCGGCCTGCCCAACTGGCCCACCAGCACCCCCGCCGACCAATATCAGGTCATGCACCTCAACGCCAACCCCGAGGCCAAACCCGACACCTTGCGCCCCCGCTACCTCTTCCTCGACTCAGTCTGGGGCAAACCAAAACCCTGA
- a CDS encoding response regulator, with product MQRILVVDDDRLVADTLALIFVKSGFEARTAYSADEALESARVFNPHLLLCDVTMPGRDGLALVCDVTRELPSCRIIVLTGFYSNLKSVREQSSKLARPVGILTKPCHPADLLREATTMLAAAS from the coding sequence ATGCAACGAATTCTCGTCGTTGACGATGATCGTCTGGTCGCAGATACCCTTGCGCTCATCTTCGTCAAGAGCGGCTTCGAAGCCAGAACTGCCTATTCGGCGGACGAGGCTCTCGAATCTGCACGCGTCTTTAATCCTCACCTGCTTCTCTGTGATGTCACCATGCCCGGAAGGGATGGCCTCGCCCTGGTTTGTGACGTCACCCGCGAACTTCCCTCCTGCCGCATCATCGTGCTGACGGGCTTCTATTCGAACCTCAAGAGCGTGCGCGAGCAATCCAGCAAGCTCGCCCGCCCCGTAGGCATCCTCACCAAGCCCTGTCATCCCGCTGACCTGCTGCGCGAAGCCACCACCATGTTGGCCGCCGCAAGCTAG
- a CDS encoding DUF4157 domain-containing protein, with translation MPSLFASMLRPSLKPLSPKPTSTDVFRHPPAQSTDTHVLSHPAPRFADIPLWPPERKATAQPASSRNAAPPIVHEVLQSSGQPLDADVGADLRARKDFDFSRVRIHTDPQAAQSARAVGAAAYTVGHHVVFDSGEFEPRRPSGKDLLDHEMMHVVQQRSALPARVLAVGDIHSPLEYEAHRSAPSLILQRQPKQAPKDKQPPPPKQEAPLPTSLADYPEAERQKVTLFQELPSNIADRVTDAFDPDAARYTGETDTQTVFADTIEQKYRKQLDSLSNYLLGEAPKHFPLNQTASFPVAPMKRWVRMTYLQHGKQKVFLIEGLGPIQALETAPGEANFKARKCKFGSGWSASDKQLLFQALTLLPASALNEGMKFNRANAPEVKDKDKEKKTTPKKDETADKKTASGEAAVFDPDSNTMTVFDTAFTDQTPGQVRDTLNHELGHGYDFRPVMEANALFEASAKDAAAQRALNQAHALSGGDMDPDDYTVEFRKAGKKDGITADQSRTPRVNSLGVKMTLKGSETDYGNTNWKELFAESFMLFTNDPGLLQTIRPNIYAYFVKQFPPSAPATAPTTAPATSPPPAAARH, from the coding sequence ATGCCTTCCCTCTTCGCGTCCATGCTCCGCCCTTCCCTGAAGCCTCTCTCGCCCAAGCCGACGAGCACGGATGTGTTTCGCCATCCTCCAGCGCAATCTACCGACACCCATGTACTGAGCCACCCTGCGCCTCGGTTTGCAGATATCCCCTTATGGCCGCCCGAACGAAAAGCCACAGCGCAACCTGCTTCCTCAAGGAATGCAGCTCCGCCAATTGTTCACGAGGTTTTGCAGAGTTCGGGCCAGCCTCTCGACGCTGACGTGGGGGCCGACTTGAGAGCACGGAAGGACTTCGATTTTTCTCGTGTGAGGATTCACACTGATCCGCAAGCCGCGCAATCCGCCCGAGCCGTCGGTGCCGCCGCCTACACGGTTGGCCATCATGTTGTCTTCGACTCCGGAGAATTTGAGCCGCGTAGACCGTCTGGAAAAGATTTGCTGGATCACGAGATGATGCACGTTGTGCAACAACGTTCGGCGCTTCCAGCGCGAGTATTGGCAGTGGGGGACATACATAGTCCGCTCGAATATGAAGCCCATCGGTCGGCACCCAGCCTGATTTTGCAGCGCCAGCCCAAGCAGGCGCCAAAGGACAAACAGCCACCGCCGCCTAAACAGGAGGCCCCGTTGCCGACCTCATTAGCCGACTATCCGGAGGCGGAACGTCAGAAGGTCACCCTATTCCAGGAACTGCCTTCCAACATCGCGGACAGGGTTACGGACGCGTTCGATCCTGATGCGGCACGATACACGGGCGAAACGGATACACAGACCGTCTTCGCCGACACCATCGAACAGAAGTACCGCAAACAACTGGATTCGCTCTCGAACTATCTGCTGGGAGAGGCTCCGAAGCATTTCCCGCTGAACCAGACGGCGAGTTTTCCGGTTGCGCCGATGAAACGTTGGGTGCGGATGACCTACCTGCAGCATGGGAAACAGAAAGTGTTCCTGATTGAAGGGTTGGGGCCGATTCAGGCTCTAGAGACCGCACCGGGCGAGGCAAACTTTAAGGCGAGGAAGTGCAAGTTCGGATCGGGATGGTCAGCCAGCGACAAGCAGCTTCTGTTCCAGGCTCTAACCCTGCTTCCGGCATCAGCATTGAATGAGGGCATGAAGTTCAACCGGGCTAATGCTCCTGAGGTAAAAGATAAAGACAAAGAGAAGAAGACTACCCCGAAGAAGGACGAAACAGCGGACAAGAAGACTGCCTCGGGCGAGGCAGCGGTCTTCGATCCGGATAGCAACACAATGACCGTGTTCGATACGGCGTTCACCGACCAGACTCCGGGTCAGGTCAGGGATACCTTGAACCATGAGCTTGGGCACGGATACGATTTTCGCCCCGTCATGGAAGCTAACGCGCTATTTGAGGCGAGCGCAAAGGATGCCGCGGCCCAGAGAGCACTGAACCAGGCCCACGCCCTGTCTGGAGGGGACATGGACCCGGATGACTACACTGTGGAGTTTCGGAAGGCCGGCAAGAAAGATGGCATCACTGCGGACCAATCGAGGACTCCGCGAGTGAACAGCCTGGGTGTGAAGATGACATTGAAGGGCTCTGAAACAGATTATGGCAACACGAACTGGAAGGAGCTATTTGCCGAGTCGTTCATGCTGTTTACGAACGACCCCGGGCTGCTGCAGACGATACGTCCGAACATCTATGCATACTTCGTGAAACAATTCCCTCCGTCTGCACCAGCCACCGCACCAACAACGGCGCCTGCAACTTCTCCCCCACCAGCCGCAGCCAGACATTAA
- a CDS encoding FAD-binding protein, with protein MNKREFLKASGAIITGTMLSRVAPAEPTTNAAAHRTNWSGNLTYHTDHLLQPTTVEEVQQAVKSCTKVRALGARHSFNTIADSNFNQISVKALQNMSVDAKARTVTVGGGVTYGGLSPWLDSQGFAVPNLASLPHVSVAGACATATHGSGNKNGNLSTSVAAVEIVTADGNLVHISRETDGDQILGAAVALGGLGVITSTTLDVIPRFDMAQVVYENLSFDQLEHNLEAIFGSGYSVSLFTDWQKNRATQVWIKSRLAPGGKADMPAQFYGATLAKQKLHPITGASAINCTEQQGIPGPWYERMPHFRMNFTPSSGNELQTEYFVPRDKGYAAIRAVEELRDHITPHLFVTEFRTIAADNIWMSTCHNRDAMTLHFTWKPDWPSVKKVLPLIEAKLAPFDARPHWAKMFTMQPSHIQKLYEKLPDYQAMLKHYDPNGKFRNDFLNTNIFSA; from the coding sequence ATGAACAAAAGAGAATTCCTCAAAGCCTCAGGCGCTATCATCACCGGAACCATGCTGTCCCGCGTCGCCCCAGCCGAACCAACTACCAACGCCGCCGCCCACCGCACCAACTGGTCCGGCAATCTCACCTATCACACCGACCATTTGCTTCAGCCCACAACCGTGGAAGAGGTCCAGCAGGCGGTCAAGAGCTGCACCAAGGTCAGAGCCCTCGGCGCGCGCCACTCCTTCAACACCATCGCCGACAGCAACTTCAACCAGATCTCCGTCAAAGCCCTTCAGAACATGTCGGTCGATGCCAAGGCCCGCACCGTCACCGTCGGCGGCGGCGTCACCTACGGCGGCCTCTCGCCATGGCTCGACTCGCAAGGCTTCGCCGTCCCCAATCTCGCCTCGCTGCCCCACGTCTCGGTCGCCGGAGCCTGCGCCACCGCCACCCACGGCTCCGGCAACAAGAACGGCAACCTCTCCACCTCCGTCGCAGCCGTAGAGATCGTCACCGCCGACGGCAACCTCGTCCACATCTCCCGCGAAACAGACGGCGACCAGATCCTCGGCGCTGCCGTCGCCCTCGGCGGCCTCGGCGTCATCACCAGCACCACGCTCGACGTGATCCCGCGCTTCGATATGGCACAGGTCGTCTACGAAAATCTCTCCTTCGACCAGCTCGAGCACAACCTCGAAGCCATCTTCGGCAGCGGCTACAGCGTCAGCCTCTTCACCGACTGGCAAAAAAATCGCGCCACCCAGGTCTGGATTAAGAGCCGCCTCGCCCCCGGCGGCAAGGCCGACATGCCGGCCCAGTTCTACGGCGCAACCCTCGCCAAACAAAAGCTCCACCCCATCACCGGAGCCTCCGCCATCAACTGCACCGAGCAGCAAGGCATCCCCGGCCCCTGGTACGAGCGCATGCCACACTTCCGCATGAACTTCACCCCCAGCAGCGGCAACGAGCTGCAAACCGAATACTTCGTCCCCCGCGACAAGGGCTACGCCGCCATCCGCGCCGTCGAAGAGCTTCGCGACCACATCACGCCGCATCTCTTCGTCACCGAGTTCCGCACCATCGCCGCCGACAACATTTGGATGAGCACCTGCCACAACCGCGACGCTATGACGCTCCACTTCACCTGGAAGCCCGACTGGCCCTCGGTCAAAAAAGTCCTGCCGCTCATCGAAGCCAAGCTCGCACCCTTCGATGCCCGCCCGCACTGGGCCAAGATGTTCACCATGCAGCCCTCGCACATTCAGAAGCTCTACGAAAAGCTGCCCGACTATCAGGCCATGCTCAAGCACTACGACCCCAACGGAAAATTCCGCAACGACTTCCTCAACACCAACATCTTCAGCGCTTGA
- the polA gene encoding DNA polymerase I, with the protein MPDAKNTAEKPPIYLLDSMAFIFRAYHAMQRQRPMSTRTGIPTAATYVFVNMINKLRKDFQPHYLAAVYDLSGPVFRDERAKEMKGVKKFNIKTQQFEVIDYAGYKANRAEMPQDLAQQLPFIRRALEAFRIPILSYEGFEADDVIGTLSCKLSELGHKVFVVSSDKDMMQLVNDGVSILNPTKDNLILDPAGVENILGVPPARVIDVMALRGDAIDNIPGAPGIGDKGSVELIQQFGTVEAALDRAEEVKKKTYRESLQNNRDNILLSKELVTIHTGVPIEFSIEDMLTQPIDNAASRELFSELEFTTLLKELAPAVDNAPITYITKPTQEQIAALLTEARTIDKTTGKPHGLAIAIFEDARAIAEETTADPSEESAEPEPPPAENLSLFGAPEPAANPGAPGLDSETWVSATGESTDPACKLGLAVDSHTSIEVSLDAPGIKEALLDATLPKDVHDLKAVHRALEPHGITLAGVRNDVMLLSYLVNPTHGSHTLADVTARFTNRALAQVTKGIVSKDLLPEAANAVQRLAPILRAEIETSKVTNVYDTIDLPLVAVLLRMEQAGVRIDPTVLNDMSNRLAIEIDNLAERIYTESGHRFNINSPKQLGDVLFNKMLLPKPMKYGKGKVVSTAQDVLEELAEHHTTPALVLEYRQLAKLKNTYLDQLPNLADREGRIHTTFNQVGTATGRLSSTNPNLQNIPVRTAVGREIRAAFIAAPGNVLMSADYSQIELRLMAHFSQDPLLLDAYRTGKDIHTLTAAEVFGVDAATMDKETRNRAKAVNFGIVYGISPFGLSAQLGIDQKTAKQYIETYFERYAGVRRFIDETLETVRRDQAVRTHFGRVRPIPDIQSRNPNMRGFAERTAVNTPLQGTAADLIKLAMLRIDQIIRDRKLKSQMTLQVHDELLFDVVPEEADELQKLVKQEMEQVAEFTVPIIAEVGIGQNWRDIK; encoded by the coding sequence ATGCCTGACGCAAAAAATACCGCCGAAAAACCGCCCATCTATCTCCTCGACAGCATGGCCTTCATCTTCCGCGCCTACCACGCCATGCAGCGCCAGCGGCCCATGTCCACGCGCACCGGCATCCCCACCGCAGCGACCTATGTCTTCGTCAACATGATCAACAAGCTGCGCAAGGACTTCCAGCCCCACTACCTCGCCGCCGTCTACGACCTCTCCGGTCCCGTCTTCCGCGATGAGCGCGCCAAGGAGATGAAGGGCGTCAAAAAGTTCAACATCAAAACCCAGCAGTTCGAGGTCATCGACTACGCAGGCTACAAGGCCAATCGCGCCGAGATGCCGCAAGACCTCGCCCAGCAGCTTCCCTTCATCCGCCGCGCCCTCGAAGCCTTCCGCATCCCCATCCTCAGCTACGAGGGCTTCGAGGCCGACGACGTCATCGGCACGCTCTCCTGCAAGCTCTCCGAGCTCGGCCACAAGGTCTTCGTCGTCTCCTCCGACAAAGACATGATGCAGCTCGTCAACGACGGCGTCTCCATCCTCAACCCGACCAAGGACAACCTGATCCTCGATCCTGCGGGAGTCGAAAATATCCTCGGCGTCCCTCCAGCCCGCGTAATCGACGTAATGGCACTGCGCGGCGATGCCATCGATAACATCCCCGGCGCACCCGGTATCGGCGACAAAGGCTCCGTCGAACTCATCCAACAATTCGGCACCGTCGAAGCCGCGCTCGACCGCGCCGAAGAGGTCAAAAAGAAAACGTATCGCGAATCGTTACAAAATAATCGCGACAATATTTTGCTCTCCAAAGAGCTCGTCACCATCCACACCGGCGTCCCCATCGAATTCAGCATCGAGGACATGCTCACCCAGCCCATCGACAACGCCGCCAGCCGCGAGCTCTTCTCCGAACTCGAATTCACCACGCTGCTCAAAGAGCTGGCCCCCGCCGTCGACAACGCACCCATCACGTACATCACCAAGCCCACGCAAGAGCAGATCGCCGCCCTCCTCACCGAAGCCCGCACCATCGACAAGACCACCGGCAAACCCCACGGTCTCGCCATCGCCATCTTCGAAGACGCCCGCGCCATCGCCGAAGAAACAACCGCCGACCCCAGCGAAGAATCCGCCGAACCCGAGCCGCCGCCCGCCGAAAACCTCTCCCTCTTCGGCGCACCCGAACCAGCCGCAAATCCGGGTGCCCCAGGTCTCGATTCTGAGACCTGGGTTTCCGCCACCGGCGAATCCACAGACCCCGCCTGCAAGCTAGGCCTCGCCGTCGACTCGCACACCTCCATCGAAGTCTCCCTCGACGCTCCCGGCATCAAGGAAGCACTCCTCGACGCCACGCTCCCCAAAGACGTCCACGACCTCAAAGCTGTCCACCGCGCGCTCGAACCTCACGGCATCACGCTCGCCGGAGTCCGCAACGATGTCATGCTCCTCAGCTACCTCGTCAATCCAACCCACGGATCGCATACTCTAGCAGACGTCACCGCACGCTTCACTAACCGCGCCCTCGCACAAGTCACCAAGGGCATCGTCTCCAAAGACCTGCTACCCGAAGCCGCAAACGCAGTCCAGCGCCTCGCTCCGATTCTCCGCGCAGAGATTGAAACCTCTAAAGTTACAAATGTCTACGACACCATCGATCTCCCACTCGTAGCCGTCCTTCTGCGCATGGAGCAGGCCGGAGTCCGCATCGACCCCACCGTCCTCAACGACATGTCGAACCGCCTCGCCATCGAAATCGATAATCTGGCTGAACGAATTTATACCGAGTCCGGCCATCGCTTCAACATCAACTCCCCCAAGCAGCTAGGCGACGTTCTCTTCAACAAGATGCTTCTCCCCAAGCCGATGAAGTACGGCAAGGGCAAGGTAGTCTCCACCGCACAGGATGTCCTCGAAGAGCTGGCCGAACACCACACCACACCAGCGCTCGTCCTCGAATACCGCCAGCTAGCCAAGCTGAAAAATACCTACCTCGACCAACTCCCCAACCTCGCCGACCGCGAAGGCCGCATTCACACCACCTTCAATCAAGTCGGCACCGCAACCGGACGCCTCTCATCCACCAACCCAAACCTGCAAAACATTCCCGTCCGCACCGCGGTAGGTCGCGAGATCCGCGCCGCCTTCATCGCGGCTCCCGGCAACGTCCTCATGTCGGCGGACTACTCGCAGATCGAACTCCGCCTCATGGCCCACTTCTCGCAGGACCCGCTTCTGCTCGACGCCTACCGCACCGGCAAGGACATCCACACCCTCACCGCAGCCGAGGTCTTCGGTGTCGACGCCGCGACCATGGATAAAGAGACACGCAACCGCGCCAAAGCGGTCAACTTCGGCATCGTCTACGGCATCAGCCCCTTCGGGCTCAGCGCCCAGCTCGGCATCGACCAGAAGACCGCGAAGCAGTACATCGAAACCTACTTCGAGCGCTACGCCGGTGTCCGCCGCTTCATCGACGAGACCCTCGAGACCGTCCGCCGCGATCAGGCTGTCCGCACCCACTTCGGACGCGTCCGCCCCATCCCCGACATCCAGTCCCGCAATCCCAACATGCGCGGCTTCGCCGAGCGCACCGCAGTCAACACACCGCTGCAAGGCACCGCAGCCGACCTCATCAAGCTAGCCATGCTCCGCATCGATCAAATCATCCGCGACCGCAAGCTCAAATCGCAGATGACCCTCCAGGTCCACGACGAACTTCTCTTCGACGTAGTCCCCGAAGAGGCCGACGAACTACAAAAGCTGGTCAAGCAGGAGATGGAACAAGTAGCCGAATTCACCGTCCCCATCATCGCCGAGGTAGGCATCGGCCAGAACTGGCGCGACATCAAATAA